The following is a genomic window from Elusimicrobiota bacterium.
GCGCAGCTCCTCGCGCAGCTGGAGCTCCATCTTGCCGTGGTCCTGGACCGCGGCTTCCCAGACATGGATGGTCTCTTTCCAGCGCTTGACCGCCTCCTCCTTCCGGGAGACCTCCTCGGAGAGCTTCCGGACATCCTGGGCGGCCTGCGCTTTGTCGGCGCGCAGCGTGGAGAGCTCCGCCTCCATCTTGCGGATGCGCTCCAGGGCCCAGCGCAGGGCCAGGCGGGCGGTCTCCAGGTCGTTGACCGCGGCGGTATCGAAGAATTCCTTGTCCTGGTCCATGGCGGCTTCAGGATAATGACAGGAGGATGTTACATTTTCAAGAACGGTGCGCGGATGCGGTCGGTTGCCTGCTCAGTTCCTTTTATGGAAGAATGTAGTATCACCGTGACGGCATAAGCCTCCAATTCCGGTCTTCGGCCTGCGACATGGACAACGACACCCAGCAGCGCGACGCGGCGGGAGCCGGTCTCCTGGCCAGCGTCGCCTCCGCCGCCCATACCTTGCTCACCTCGGCCAACTTCGACCAGGCCGTCATGCGCGCGGTCGACTCCGTGGGGCGCGCCCTGGACGTGGACCGCATCTGCGTCTTCGAGATGCATCCGCATCCTCAGACCGAGGAAGCCTTGGTCAGCCGGAGCCATGAGTGGCGCCGGGACCCGGCCCTGTCCGAGCCCACCCCCATCCAGGATATCTCGCTGCAGGGCAACCTCCCGCGCTGGCACGCGGCCCTCTCCGCCGGGAACTCCCTCGAGGGCATGGTGCGGGAGATGCCGCCGGCCGAGCGGGCTTTCCTCGAGCCCTTGGGCAGCAAGTCCATCCTGGTCGTGCCCATCATCATCCAGGAGCGCTGGGCGGGCTTCCTCTGCTTCCACGACTGCCGCCGCGAGCGGGGCTGGAGCGGCGACGAGAAGTCCATCCTGCGCACCATGGCGGCGTGCGTGGGCGGCACCTTGGCGCGCCGCCAGGCCGACCAGGCCACCCGGGCCTCGGTGCGCAAGTACCGCAGCCTCTTCGAGACCAGCCGCGACGGCATCGTCATAGCCGACATGGAGGGCCGCATCGAGGACGCCAACCGGGCCTTCCTGGAGATGACGGGCTACGGCTTCGATGAGCTCTCGGGCCGGACCTACCAGCAGCTGACCCCGGTGCGCTGGGCCAAGCTCGACGGCGACGTGCTCGGCGAGCAGGTGCTCAAGCGGGGCTACTGCGACGAGTACGAGAAGGAGTACATCCGGCGCGACGGGGCGGTCATCCCGGTCACGGTGCGCATCTGGCTGGTGCGCGACGAGCAGGGCCGGCCCTCGCGCATGTGGCGCATCACGCGCGACATCTCCGAGCGCCGCCGGATGGAGGAGTCCCTGCGCGCCAGCGAGCGCCAGCTGCGCACCATGGTCGACAAGCTGCCCGTCGGCGTGTGGCTGACCGACGCCCAGGGCAAGATCGTCCTGTGCAACCAGGCCGGGGAAGGCATCTGGGGCGGGGTCCGCTTCTCCGGCATCGAGCAGTACGGCCAGTACCCGTCCTGGTGGCACGGCACCGGGCGGCGCATGCAGCCGCACGAATGGGCGCCGGTGCGGGCCCTCTCGCGCGGCGAGACCTACGTCAACGAGATCATCGACATCGAGACCTCGGACGGCCGGCGCAAGACCATCTCCCACTCCGCCATCCCGGTGCGCGACGACGCCAACCAGATCACCGGCATCGTGGTCATCAACGAGGACATCACCGAGCGCAAGCGCGCCGAGTCGCGCCTGCGCGACAGCGAGGAGCGCCACCGCCGCATCACCCAGGCGCTCTCCGACTACGTCTACACCGTCCATGTCGAGGACGGCCGGGCCGTGTCCACCGAGCACGGCGCGGCCTGCGAGGCGGTCACCGGCTACACCCGCGACGACTTCGCCTCCAACCCCTACCTCTGGCTGCGCATGGTGGTGGAGGCGGACAAGGCCGCGGTGCTGGAGCAGGGCCGGCGCCTGCTGGCCGGGGAGAAGCCGGGGCCCTTCGAGCACCGCATCGTGCGCAAGGACGGCCAGACCCGCTGGGTGCGCAACACCTCGGTGCCCCACTTCGACCCTCAGGGCAAGCTGCTCTACTACGACGGGGTCATCCAGGACATCACGGACCGCAAGGAGGCCGACGACGCCCTGCGTCTGACCCAGTTCGCCATGGACCACTGCGCCATCCCCGTGTTCTGGATCGGGCCTTCGGGCCGCTTCCTCTACGCCAACGAGGCCGCGGCGCTGTCCTTGGGCTATCCCCGCGAGCAGCTCCTCTATCTGGGCATGCCGGACATCAACCCCGACTTCCCGCTGGACCGCTGGTCCGCGCACTGGGCGGAGCTCAAGCGCGCGAAGGTCCTGCGCTGGGAGGGGCGCGCCTGCAGGCAGGACGGCCGGGTCTTCCCGGTCGAGATCACGGCCAACTACCTGGAGTTCAACGGGCGCGAGTACGACTTCACCTTCGTGCGCGACATCGGCGAGCAGCGGCAGGCCCAGGACTCGGTGCGGGAATCCCGGGAGATGCTCCGCCTGGTCCTCGACCACATCCCCCAGCGGGTGTTCTGGAAGGGGCGCGATTTCCGCTATCTCGGCTGCAACCGGCCCTTCCTCCAGGACGCCGGTCTCAAGGACGCCGGTGATATCCTGGGCAAGGAGGACACGGAGCTGTCGTGGAAGGAGAAGGCGGCGGCCTACCGCGTCGACGACCAGGCCGTGATGGACCAGGACCGGCCCAGGCTCGACTGCGAGGAGTCCCAGCCGGCCGCGGGCCGCGAGCCCCGCTGGATCAAGCTCAGCAAGCTGCCTCTGCACGACAAGGACGGCAAGGTCATCGCCGTGCTGGGCACCTATGAGGACGTGACCGAGCGCCGGCGGGCCGAGGGCGCCCTGCGGGAGTCGGAGACCAAGTACCGCATCGTGGCGGACAACACCCGCGATTGGGAGTTCTGGTTCGCGCCCTCGGGGGAGTTCCTCTACGTCTCGCCTTCCTGTCAGCAAGTCACCGGCCGCGCGCCGCAGGAGTTCCTGTCGGACCCCGGCCTGCTGCTCAGCATCATCCACCCCGAGGATCGGCCGGGGTTCCAGAGCCACCGCAATGAGGCGGTGGAGCACCGGACACCGGGCGAGCTCGAGTTCCGCATCGTCCTGCCCGACGGCACCCAGCGCTGGATCGGCCATGTCTGCCAGCCCGTGTTCGACGCGGAGGGTCGTTTCCTAGGCACGCGCGGCAGCAACCGCGACATCACCGAGCGCAAGACGGACGAGGAATCGCTGCGCTTCAGCCAGTTCGCGGTGGACAACTGCTCCATCCCGGCCCATTGGGTGGATCCCCAGGGGCGCTTCCAGTACGTCAACGACGCGGCCTGCCGGGCCTTGGGCTACACCCGCGCGGAGCTCCTGGCTTTGTCGGTCTGGGACGTGGACGCGGGCATGAAGGCCGAGGCCTGGGACGGTTTCTGGAAGAAGCTGCGCGAGCAGCGCAGCCTGATGCTGGAGACGCGCGAACGCGCCAAGGACGGCCGCGTCTACCCGGTGGAGGTCGCCTGCAGCTATCTGGAGCATGGCGGTCGGGAGCGCTGCTTCGCCTTCGTGCAGGATATCACCGAGCGCAAGCGCTCGGAAGAGAGCCAGGGCAGCTAGGTCCCGGGGGGGGCCTTCGCGGCCGTGACCCGGAGGACGGCTTCCCGGAGCTGCCTCGGGTCGAAAGGCTTCTCGAAGAAGCCCGCCACCGAAGGCACGGACTCGAACGGCAGGCGCATGTCGTCCTTGGCCGTGACCACGAGGATGGGCAAGGACGCCGTGCGCGGGCAGTTCTTGATGGCGATGGCCGCGGTGTAGCCGTCCATGATGGGCATCATCACATCCAGGATCACGACGTCGGGCAGGGCCGCGGCCTCGTCAACGGGGTCCACGCCCAGTGCGCGCAGGGCTTCCTGGCCGTTCTTGGCCGCGGAGACCGCATGCCCGGATTTCTCCAGGATGAACGTCAGCAGGGCCACGATGGGGTCTTCGTCGTCGACGACGAGTATCTTGGCCACGGCGCATAATTTATATCATATTCGCCGGAGCCTATGGACACCAACGCGGCGACAGGCCTAGTGCGGGAGGTGCGCGGCTTCCTGGCCGGTCTGCGCCTGGAACTGCCTGAAGTGTTCCGGAAGCCTCCTGCGGCCCCGGTCCCTCCCCAGGTCCGGCAGCGCCTTGCCGGGCCGGCGGATCCGGTGCGCGAGCTTTTTGAGTCGCGGGTGAGGCACTGGAGCGCGGCGATGTCGGTCGCGCCCAAGCGCGTCTTCCTCAAGAACCAGAGGACGCTCTGGGGCAGTTGCTCCACGCGCGGCAACCTCAACTTCAATCGGGTGCTGGCGCACGCCCCGGCCGAGATCGTGGACTACGTGGTCATCCACGAGCTGGCGCACCTCAAGGAGATGAACCACTCCCGCCGCTTCTGGGCCGTGGTCGAAGCGTGGTGCCCGGAGCAGAAGCAGCGCCGCCGCTGGCTGCGCCGGAACGTCTCATTGCTGAAGCGCCCGGCGTTCCGCTGAGACCCGCAGCGGCGCGCCCTCTCCGCGGGCGGGCCTTGACAGCCAGACAGTCCGAAGTTAACATTTGGGAAGTCCACATTTGTTGATCACTCGCCATGCGCTATGCCCGACTGTTGAGCGCGCTGGACAGGGCAGGCCTCTCCCCGGAGAGAGCCGCGCGAGAGCTCGGGGTGTCAGGCATGACGCTGCGGCGGTGGCGCGACAAGCCTAGAAACGAGCAGCTCCCTGAGATATACCGTTTGGCGATCGCGCCGCTCTTGCGCCGGCTCGTCGGCGAAGGCATCCTGCATCCCGAAGACCCCGATGTGGTCGCGGCTTTTGTCTCCGCGGAAGACCCTTTCCAGAAAACCCTCCGGGATTTCGGGATCACGAACGAGGCCCTGCGGTCCCCCGGCGAGAGCCGGGACGTCGTCGCCAAGGGCTTGGCACGGATCGGCGAGAACGAACACCGTCAGGACCAAGTCCGGAACTCCGGCCGGATGCTCGCGCATTTCAAGGCCATGGGAGAGGAATGGCGCGGCCGCATCGACGATCTCATGCTGGCCCTACGTTCTCACGAAATCGCTATCCTTGATAAGTTCGTCGCTTTCGGCGCCCTATTCTACCTCATCACTCCCTTCGACCAGATCCCGGACTACATCCCCGTCATCGGCCTCAGCGACGATTTCATTGTGCTGGGCATCGCCGTCCTTTATTACCATCGGCGTTTTCCGCATCTTTTTCGTGGTCGAGCGCGGAAACAAGACAAAGGCGATGGCCTAAGCCAATCAAAAAGGATTTGAAGCTTCTATTCCTTCTGTCCATGCTGGCCGCGCCGCCCGCCAGGGCATCCACACCTCCCATCGCTCCCCAGCCGGAGCGGTCTACCCAGGCGGACGAGTTGCCCGCTATGGTCAAATTGGTCATGCGGCCGACCAAGGGCGGCATGTTCCTCTATTTGCCTTCAATAGACACCGATCCCAACAGCGGCGTGACGGCCGGCATCATGCCGGTCTGGGTGGTGATGGCCGCATCGGATACGGTGCGGCGCATCTATGTGACCAATCTGACCTACAATCCTCACTTCGGCGTCACCGCAGGCTGCGAGGTGTTCTCTTTCCTCTCGTCGCGGAGCAATCTCCATACCGACTTATCGTTTTCGCAGTACTGGAACCGCGAAGTGAGCGCCGCTTACAGCACGGTGATCCCCTTCAAAAGGGAGGTGGACTTCCACGGACACGTCGAGTACTCGCGGGACGGGTCCAAGCGCTTCTTCGGATTCGGCCCCAACAGCGCCAAAAGCGGGGAATCCAACTATACTCTCGACACGATCAATTACCGCGTGTCGGGGTCGGTCCCCTTGAGGGAAGGATCCCCGTTCAACGCCGGAGTCATGCATGCATTCATGGCGAACAAGGTGGGCGGGTCGTTCCCGGGAATCCCGGACACCATAGCGCTCTATCCCACGGTGGTTCAGGATGTCGCCCAGCGCCACCACAACGTCTCTTTCCGCGGTTTTCTCAACTATGATACGCGCGACAGCCCCGTCACGACCTCCCGCGGCACCTATGCCGAGACCTTCATCGGCATGGGCGACAAGAGCCTTTTCAGCCAGTACGATTACTATCGCTACGGCATGGAGCTCAAGCACTTCCGGCCCACGATCGGCGAGGACGAGCGGGAGCCCAGATTCATATCGGCCAGCCGCGTCCGTTTCGAGAACTTGGTGGGCACGGTGCCTTTCTGGCTGATGCCGAATCTGGGCGGGAAATACAGCCATCGCGGCTATGGCGAGGGCCGGTATATCGACCAAGGGATGTTCATGATCGAAGGCGAACAGCGCTGCCGGCTCCATGCCATGAGGATATCCGGGGTCATGACCTCCTTCTGGCTGGACCCTTTCTTGGGCGTCGGCACGGTGTTCCCGGAACTCGACCTCATGCAGGCCAAGTACTTCCATCCGGTCGTGGGCGCGGCCCTGCGGGTCGTGGGCCGCCCGCAGATCGTCGGCTCGGCTGATTTCGGCTACGGGCAGGAAGGGCTCAAGGTGTTCTTGGACATTGATTACTCCTTCTAGCTCTCGCGGCCTTCAATTGACAGACAGAAAGGAGGAAAACGATGGGTGACCAGCTTCAAGAGCAAAGGGGTATCAGCGATAAGCACCACGAAAAGGTCGAGGCCGCCAAAGCCTCTCCCCACGTGCACGTCCCGCGGCTGATCACCAGCCAACATGGCCATGCGCACGTGCACGGCACGGGAACCGTCGGGCGATTCAACAACAGGCTCGCCGTGCTGATCACGCAGAGCGTGGGCACCATGTGGGCAGCGTACCTCTTTTTCCTCATCGCTTTGGTGTCGATGCCGCAGGCGTGGGCCGCCTTCATCAAGGGCGACACGGTCACCGGCGTGTCGTGGCTGAGCCAGTCCTTCCTCCAGTTGGTGCTTCTGCCCATCATCATCGTCGGACAGAACGTCATCTCGGCCAGCCAGGACGCCCGCGCGGAGGCCGATCACCTGACCCTGACCGCGCTGCATGCGATCAATATCCGCCAGCTGGCGATTCTGGAGCAGCAGCAGAAGATCCTGGACTTGCTGCACCAAAAGAAGGCCTAGGGAGGATACCGGCGATTGAGCCGCTTTTGATATCATCAGCGGGCATGGGTGAGACGGAGAATGGATATCGCCGGATAGGCCGCCTCGTGGTCCGCATCATCTTGGCGGCCGGCTTCCTCCTTCCCGGCCGGGCCTTCGGGCAGATGATCGCGAAAGCGGCGCCGGTCCCGGAAGCGCCGACCGCTGTCCTGCCTGAGACGGCCTCGCGCTACAGCATCCATTTCCAGACCACGCTCATCGACCAGGGCCACGCCCGTTTCACGGCTCCCTACACCGGCAAGAATAGCCTCCGGCCCGAACCGGAGAGCGCCAACTCGGTCACCGCCACGCTGTTCCTGGGCCTGCGCCTGCTGCCGGGCACGGAACTCTACCTCGATCCGGAGATGTCGGGCGGCCGCGGCATGAGCGGGGCGCGCGGCGTGGCCGGCTCCGGCAACGGGGAGACCTACCGCATCGGCGACGCCCAGCCGGTCATCTCCACCGCCCGCCTCTACCTGCGCCAGACCTTCGGTTTCGGGGCCGAGACCGAGACGCTCGCAGACGGCCCGAACCAGGTCGCGGGACCGGCCGCCGCCCACCGCCTGATGCTGCAGGCGGGCAAGTTCAGCGTGGCCGACAACTTCGACTGCAACGCCTACGCGACCGACCCGCGCACGCAGTTCATGAACTGGTCGCTGATGAGCTCCGGGGCCTGGGACTTCCCGGCCGACACCCGCGGCTACACCTGGGGGCTGCTGGCCGAATACCACGCCCCGGATTGGGCCTTGCGCGGCGCGGCCGTGGCGGAGCCCAAGGAGGCCAACATGCTGGACATGGACCGGCGCATCGGCCGCGCGCACGGTCTGGCCATCGAGGGCCAGCATGCCCTCCGCTTCGGGGAGCGCAAGGGCACGGCGCGCCTGCTCGCCTTCTACAACCAGGCGCATATGGGCAACTACGACGAGTCGCTGGCTCAAGCCGGCACTCCCGACGTGACCCTGACGCGCGCCTACGGCCGCAGCAAGTGGGGGCTGGCCTCCAGCGACGACCTGGAGTTGACCGGCCATCTGGGCGCTTTCATGCGCCTGAGCTGGAACGACGGCCGCAACGAGACCTGGGCCTTCACGGAGATCGACGCCTCTCAGGCGCTCGGCATCGAATTCAAGCCCGCGGATTGGGGACGGCCGCGCGATCGCTGGGGCCTGGGAGCGGTGGTCAACGAGCTTTCGGGACCGCACCGGCGCTACCTGGCCGCGGGCGGCTTGGGCGCCATCATCGGTGATGGGGGGCTTCACTACGGCCCGGAGATGATCCTGGAGACTTATTACAGCTGGCAGGTCCTCAAGGCCCTGGCGGTGAGCCCGGACGCCCAGTTCATGGTCAACCCCGGCTACAACCGCTCCCGCGGCCCGGTGCCGGTCTGGGGATTGCGCGTCCACGCCGAGTTCTAGAAGGGGGCCGGCCGGGAAAATCCGCAGGGCTTCATAATTTTGTAGAACAGTTGGGCCATGTCGGGCTACCCCAGCAACTTCACCTACCTCTCCTACATCATCGGCATCCCGGTGATCGACGCCGCCAGCGGCCGCCAGGTGGGGCGCGTGGTCGACATGGCCGCGGGCCTGCGCGAGATGTTCCCCCGCATCTCCGGCGCCATGATCTCGCGGGGGGGCTGGAACGGAGCGCGGGCCTACCTGCCCTGGAAGAACGTCAAGTCCTTGGAGCTGCGCAAGGCCTTGGTCGCCGAGGGCGCGGCCGAGGCCTTCGCCCAGGAGCCCAAGCTGGGCGAAAACGAGATCCTCATCAAGGAGACCTTCTGGGACAAGCAGATCGTGGACATCCACGGCTG
Proteins encoded in this region:
- a CDS encoding PAS domain S-box protein — its product is MDNDTQQRDAAGAGLLASVASAAHTLLTSANFDQAVMRAVDSVGRALDVDRICVFEMHPHPQTEEALVSRSHEWRRDPALSEPTPIQDISLQGNLPRWHAALSAGNSLEGMVREMPPAERAFLEPLGSKSILVVPIIIQERWAGFLCFHDCRRERGWSGDEKSILRTMAACVGGTLARRQADQATRASVRKYRSLFETSRDGIVIADMEGRIEDANRAFLEMTGYGFDELSGRTYQQLTPVRWAKLDGDVLGEQVLKRGYCDEYEKEYIRRDGAVIPVTVRIWLVRDEQGRPSRMWRITRDISERRRMEESLRASERQLRTMVDKLPVGVWLTDAQGKIVLCNQAGEGIWGGVRFSGIEQYGQYPSWWHGTGRRMQPHEWAPVRALSRGETYVNEIIDIETSDGRRKTISHSAIPVRDDANQITGIVVINEDITERKRAESRLRDSEERHRRITQALSDYVYTVHVEDGRAVSTEHGAACEAVTGYTRDDFASNPYLWLRMVVEADKAAVLEQGRRLLAGEKPGPFEHRIVRKDGQTRWVRNTSVPHFDPQGKLLYYDGVIQDITDRKEADDALRLTQFAMDHCAIPVFWIGPSGRFLYANEAAALSLGYPREQLLYLGMPDINPDFPLDRWSAHWAELKRAKVLRWEGRACRQDGRVFPVEITANYLEFNGREYDFTFVRDIGEQRQAQDSVRESREMLRLVLDHIPQRVFWKGRDFRYLGCNRPFLQDAGLKDAGDILGKEDTELSWKEKAAAYRVDDQAVMDQDRPRLDCEESQPAAGREPRWIKLSKLPLHDKDGKVIAVLGTYEDVTERRRAEGALRESETKYRIVADNTRDWEFWFAPSGEFLYVSPSCQQVTGRAPQEFLSDPGLLLSIIHPEDRPGFQSHRNEAVEHRTPGELEFRIVLPDGTQRWIGHVCQPVFDAEGRFLGTRGSNRDITERKTDEESLRFSQFAVDNCSIPAHWVDPQGRFQYVNDAACRALGYTRAELLALSVWDVDAGMKAEAWDGFWKKLREQRSLMLETRERAKDGRVYPVEVACSYLEHGGRERCFAFVQDITERKRSEESQGS
- a CDS encoding response regulator, producing the protein MAKILVVDDEDPIVALLTFILEKSGHAVSAAKNGQEALRALGVDPVDEAAALPDVVILDVMMPIMDGYTAAIAIKNCPRTASLPILVVTAKDDMRLPFESVPSVAGFFEKPFDPRQLREAVLRVTAAKAPPGT
- a CDS encoding M48 family metallopeptidase gives rise to the protein MDTNAATGLVREVRGFLAGLRLELPEVFRKPPAAPVPPQVRQRLAGPADPVRELFESRVRHWSAAMSVAPKRVFLKNQRTLWGSCSTRGNLNFNRVLAHAPAEIVDYVVIHELAHLKEMNHSRRFWAVVEAWCPEQKQRRRWLRRNVSLLKRPAFR
- a CDS encoding YkvA family protein, which gives rise to MRYARLLSALDRAGLSPERAARELGVSGMTLRRWRDKPRNEQLPEIYRLAIAPLLRRLVGEGILHPEDPDVVAAFVSAEDPFQKTLRDFGITNEALRSPGESRDVVAKGLARIGENEHRQDQVRNSGRMLAHFKAMGEEWRGRIDDLMLALRSHEIAILDKFVAFGALFYLITPFDQIPDYIPVIGLSDDFIVLGIAVLYYHRRFPHLFRGRARKQDKGDGLSQSKRI
- a CDS encoding BamA/TamA family outer membrane protein codes for the protein MKLLFLLSMLAAPPARASTPPIAPQPERSTQADELPAMVKLVMRPTKGGMFLYLPSIDTDPNSGVTAGIMPVWVVMAASDTVRRIYVTNLTYNPHFGVTAGCEVFSFLSSRSNLHTDLSFSQYWNREVSAAYSTVIPFKREVDFHGHVEYSRDGSKRFFGFGPNSAKSGESNYTLDTINYRVSGSVPLREGSPFNAGVMHAFMANKVGGSFPGIPDTIALYPTVVQDVAQRHHNVSFRGFLNYDTRDSPVTTSRGTYAETFIGMGDKSLFSQYDYYRYGMELKHFRPTIGEDEREPRFISASRVRFENLVGTVPFWLMPNLGGKYSHRGYGEGRYIDQGMFMIEGEQRCRLHAMRISGVMTSFWLDPFLGVGTVFPELDLMQAKYFHPVVGAALRVVGRPQIVGSADFGYGQEGLKVFLDIDYSF
- a CDS encoding carbohydrate porin, whose product is MGETENGYRRIGRLVVRIILAAGFLLPGRAFGQMIAKAAPVPEAPTAVLPETASRYSIHFQTTLIDQGHARFTAPYTGKNSLRPEPESANSVTATLFLGLRLLPGTELYLDPEMSGGRGMSGARGVAGSGNGETYRIGDAQPVISTARLYLRQTFGFGAETETLADGPNQVAGPAAAHRLMLQAGKFSVADNFDCNAYATDPRTQFMNWSLMSSGAWDFPADTRGYTWGLLAEYHAPDWALRGAAVAEPKEANMLDMDRRIGRAHGLAIEGQHALRFGERKGTARLLAFYNQAHMGNYDESLAQAGTPDVTLTRAYGRSKWGLASSDDLELTGHLGAFMRLSWNDGRNETWAFTEIDASQALGIEFKPADWGRPRDRWGLGAVVNELSGPHRRYLAAGGLGAIIGDGGLHYGPEMILETYYSWQVLKALAVSPDAQFMVNPGYNRSRGPVPVWGLRVHAEF